One part of the Cyclobacteriaceae bacterium genome encodes these proteins:
- the trpS gene encoding tryptophan--tRNA ligase, which yields MTRILTGIQSSGRPHLGNLLGAIIPAIKLSRQPENESFFFIADLHSLTTIKDARVRQDNVRAVAAAWLAFGFDVEKNFLYRQSRIPEVCELTWYLNCFTPFPMLANAHSFKDKADRLADVNAGLFTYPVLMTADIILYDAQIVPVGKDQKQHLEMARDIASSFNNQYGETFVVPEARIEEQVMTIPGTDGQKMSKSYGNIIDIFLPEKELLKQIKSIVSDSTPLEEPKNPDTDNTFAIYSLLATPEQTVAMRNNYLAGNYGYGHAKNELHELILKKFAAEREAFNFYFSNPEELEKKLQLGEDKARIIARDVLTRVRKKLGFR from the coding sequence ATGACACGCATTTTAACCGGTATTCAAAGCAGCGGCCGGCCGCACCTGGGTAATTTACTGGGGGCTATCATCCCTGCCATCAAACTTTCCAGGCAACCCGAAAACGAATCGTTCTTCTTTATTGCCGACCTGCACTCCCTCACAACCATCAAAGATGCACGGGTAAGGCAAGATAATGTTCGTGCCGTGGCTGCTGCCTGGCTGGCTTTCGGATTTGATGTAGAGAAAAACTTTTTATACCGCCAGTCGCGTATCCCCGAGGTGTGCGAACTCACCTGGTACCTGAATTGCTTCACGCCCTTTCCTATGCTGGCGAATGCCCACTCATTTAAGGATAAGGCCGATCGCTTAGCCGATGTTAATGCCGGGTTATTTACTTACCCGGTGTTAATGACAGCCGATATTATATTGTATGATGCTCAAATTGTACCGGTTGGAAAGGACCAAAAACAGCACCTGGAAATGGCGCGCGATATCGCCTCTTCATTCAATAATCAATACGGAGAGACCTTTGTTGTTCCGGAAGCAAGAATTGAAGAGCAGGTAATGACCATTCCGGGCACAGATGGCCAAAAAATGAGTAAATCGTATGGAAACATTATCGATATTTTCTTACCTGAAAAGGAATTATTGAAACAGATCAAATCCATTGTTTCGGATAGCACCCCGCTGGAGGAACCAAAAAATCCTGATACAGATAATACCTTCGCCATTTATAGCTTATTGGCCACACCGGAACAAACCGTGGCCATGCGCAATAATTATCTGGCCGGAAATTACGGTTACGGCCACGCCAAAAATGAACTTCACGAGCTTATCCTTAAAAAATTTGCCGCTGAACGGGAGGCCTTCAATTTTTATTTCTCCAATCCGGAAGAGCTCGAAAAGAAATTACAACTTGGTGAAGACAAAGCGAGGATAATTGCGCGCGATGTGTTGACGCGCGTAAGGAAGAAACTTGGGTTTCGTTAA
- the hppD gene encoding 4-hydroxyphenylpyruvate dioxygenase has translation MVQDFLPINGTDHIEFYVGNAKQSALFYQYAFGFELIAYAGPETGVRDRASYVLRQGKITLVLTTSLQPDSEIAEHVKKHGDGVKVLALWVDDARKSFQETVVRGAEPAFEPKVLKDEAGEVVVAAIKTYGETIHTFVERKNYNGPFLPGYKTRSSGVKVEPIGLKYVDHCVGNVELGKMNHWVDFYEKVMGFSLLVTFDDKDISTEYSALMSKVVSNGNGYIKFPINEPATGKKKSQIEEYLDFYKSAGVQHIAIATDDIIHTVGELRKRGVEFLYVPETYYEDVMERVGSINESLEELKKLNILIDRDEEGYLLQIFTKPIQDRPTVFFEIIERNGAKSFGKGNFKALFESIEREQALRGNL, from the coding sequence ATGGTACAGGATTTCCTACCCATCAATGGCACCGATCACATAGAATTTTATGTGGGCAATGCCAAGCAATCGGCCTTGTTCTACCAATATGCATTCGGATTTGAACTGATCGCTTATGCAGGGCCTGAAACCGGAGTGCGCGACAGGGCTTCGTATGTTTTGCGTCAAGGCAAAATTACCCTGGTACTTACCACCTCATTACAACCTGACTCAGAAATAGCCGAGCATGTAAAAAAACATGGCGATGGCGTAAAGGTACTGGCGCTTTGGGTTGACGATGCCCGGAAATCTTTTCAGGAAACTGTAGTGCGTGGAGCGGAGCCTGCTTTTGAGCCAAAAGTATTAAAAGACGAAGCTGGAGAAGTAGTCGTTGCTGCCATTAAAACATACGGGGAAACCATTCACACTTTTGTAGAACGGAAAAACTATAATGGGCCATTCCTTCCCGGCTATAAAACACGCAGCAGTGGTGTTAAAGTTGAACCAATTGGATTGAAGTATGTAGACCACTGTGTGGGCAATGTTGAACTCGGCAAGATGAATCATTGGGTTGATTTCTATGAAAAAGTAATGGGCTTCAGCCTGTTGGTAACTTTTGATGACAAAGATATTTCCACCGAATACAGTGCCTTGATGTCAAAAGTGGTTTCAAACGGAAATGGATATATTAAATTTCCGATCAATGAACCCGCAACCGGAAAAAAGAAATCACAAATTGAAGAATACCTGGATTTCTATAAAAGTGCAGGTGTACAGCATATTGCCATCGCCACCGATGACATTATCCATACCGTTGGTGAATTAAGAAAACGTGGGGTTGAATTTCTATATGTTCCTGAAACTTATTATGAAGACGTGATGGAGCGCGTGGGGAGCATTAATGAAAGCCTCGAGGAATTAAAAAAACTCAATATCCTGATTGACCGCGATGAAGAAGGATATTTGCTCCAGATTTTTACTAAACCCATCCAGGACAGGCCCACCGTATTCTTTGAAATCATTGAACGCAATGGCGCCAAGTCATTTGGTAAAGGAAACTTCAAAGCCTTGTTTGAGTCCATAGAACGCGAGCAGGCGTTAAGGGGAAATTTGTAA
- a CDS encoding phospho-sugar mutase, with translation MSDILASVKSKAQQWLNSPVIDTGTKKQIQGLLDNPDPKELIDNFYKDLEFGTGGLRGIMGAGSNCMNKYTVGVATQGLSNYLLKTLPGKQIKVAIAYDCRNNSSYFSQVIADVFSANGIDVHVFPALRPTPLLSYAIRYLKCDSGIVVTASHNPKEYNGYKAYWNDGAQVVPPHDKNIIKEVNAITSFENVKFKGDPSRIHTISPDVEEAYYTEVLRVIPKKEIIKKHHAIPIVFSGLHGTGSTMVPECLRRIGFTNVHVVEEQAKADGNFPTVKSPNPEERSAMEMVIAKGKAVGANMVMATDPDGDRVGIGVRNQQGDFVLLNGNQAFSLMMWFIMKNLDDRTNTYIAKTIVTSELVDTIAKNYGIDCYNTLTGFKYIAQLMGEREGKQKFVAAGEESYGYMVGDFIRDKDAVSACAFFAVMTATAADEGKSLYDWLIDMYVEHGFYKEGLINITKKGQQGEQEIKAMMEKFRNNPPASILGSSVERMLDYNTLNEKNLKTGKTTSLNFPNSDVLQFYLEDGTKISVRPSGTEPKIKFYISVNTKLNSRKEFDQVNQALDKKIKNIEDYLLTL, from the coding sequence ATGTCAGACATCTTAGCCTCAGTCAAATCGAAAGCCCAACAATGGCTTAACAGCCCTGTTATAGACACTGGAACAAAAAAACAAATTCAAGGCCTGCTTGACAATCCAGATCCAAAAGAACTGATTGATAACTTTTACAAAGACCTTGAATTTGGTACGGGTGGTTTACGCGGCATAATGGGTGCCGGTTCAAACTGCATGAACAAATACACCGTGGGTGTTGCTACACAAGGGCTTAGTAACTACCTGTTAAAAACTTTACCCGGAAAACAAATCAAGGTTGCGATTGCTTACGATTGCCGAAACAACAGTTCGTACTTTTCACAAGTAATTGCCGATGTTTTTTCAGCGAATGGTATTGATGTCCATGTCTTTCCGGCATTGCGTCCTACCCCGCTTCTCTCCTATGCCATCCGGTATTTGAAATGCGATTCGGGCATAGTTGTTACAGCATCTCACAATCCAAAAGAATACAATGGATACAAGGCGTACTGGAATGATGGTGCCCAGGTGGTTCCTCCCCATGATAAAAATATTATTAAGGAAGTAAACGCCATTACCTCTTTTGAGAATGTTAAGTTTAAGGGTGATCCCTCCAGAATTCATACGATATCACCTGATGTTGAAGAAGCATACTACACAGAAGTTCTGCGGGTAATTCCCAAGAAAGAAATTATCAAAAAGCATCATGCTATCCCCATTGTATTCTCAGGACTGCACGGTACCGGTTCAACAATGGTTCCAGAATGCTTACGCAGAATAGGATTCACCAATGTTCATGTAGTGGAGGAACAAGCCAAAGCCGATGGCAATTTCCCCACGGTTAAATCGCCTAACCCGGAAGAGCGTTCCGCTATGGAGATGGTTATTGCCAAAGGAAAAGCGGTAGGCGCCAACATGGTTATGGCTACCGACCCGGATGGTGACCGTGTGGGTATTGGCGTGCGTAACCAGCAAGGTGATTTTGTGCTCCTCAATGGTAATCAGGCCTTCAGTTTAATGATGTGGTTCATCATGAAGAATCTCGATGATCGGACCAATACTTATATCGCTAAAACAATTGTTACCTCCGAACTGGTCGACACGATTGCAAAAAATTATGGTATAGACTGCTACAACACCTTAACCGGATTCAAGTACATTGCTCAACTGATGGGTGAACGTGAAGGCAAGCAGAAGTTTGTTGCAGCCGGTGAAGAAAGCTATGGTTATATGGTAGGCGATTTTATCCGCGATAAAGATGCTGTATCCGCCTGCGCATTCTTTGCCGTAATGACCGCCACAGCCGCAGATGAAGGTAAATCCCTGTATGATTGGCTCATCGATATGTACGTTGAACATGGATTCTATAAAGAAGGCCTGATCAACATCACCAAAAAAGGACAACAAGGCGAACAGGAAATTAAGGCCATGATGGAGAAGTTCAGAAATAATCCACCAGCTTCCATACTTGGATCATCCGTTGAACGCATGCTTGATTATAATACGTTGAATGAAAAGAATCTAAAGACAGGAAAAACCACTTCGCTTAATTTCCCTAATTCCGATGTGTTACAGTTTTATCTTGAAGATGGCACTAAAATTTCGGTGCGACCTTCCGGAACGGAACCTAAAATCAAATTCTACATCAGTGTAAACACCAAACTAAACTCACGGAAAGAGTTTGACCAGGTGAACCAGGCATTGGATAAAAAAATAAAGAACATTGAGGACTATTTACTGACCCTTTAA
- a CDS encoding DUF1572 family protein: MAEDFLTSLVTIFNRDLSKLEEEINLYPNEESVWALQGDIKNSGGTLCLHLCGNLQHFIGAVLGKNGYARNRDNEFAARNVPRHLLLDEILKTREAVKQVLMQLDPSQLEEEYPIQVWGYPITTTFFLIHLASHLTYHLGQVNYHRRILAGQV; this comes from the coding sequence ATGGCAGAGGATTTTCTCACTTCGCTGGTAACCATATTTAATCGCGACCTTTCCAAACTAGAAGAAGAGATAAATCTATACCCCAACGAAGAGTCTGTCTGGGCATTACAAGGCGATATTAAAAATTCCGGGGGAACATTGTGCCTGCACCTTTGTGGCAATCTTCAACATTTTATTGGTGCTGTACTGGGTAAGAATGGCTACGCTCGAAACCGCGATAATGAATTCGCGGCACGTAATGTTCCCAGGCATCTGTTGCTGGATGAAATACTGAAAACCAGGGAAGCGGTGAAGCAGGTTCTCATGCAACTCGATCCATCTCAATTGGAGGAAGAATACCCCATTCAGGTTTGGGGCTACCCGATAACTACCACCTTCTTTCTAATCCATTTAGCCAGTCATTTAACCTACCATTTGGGACAGGTAAACTATCACCGAAGGATACTGGCCGGTCAGGTGTAG
- the mtaB gene encoding tRNA (N(6)-L-threonylcarbamoyladenosine(37)-C(2))-methylthiotransferase MtaB, whose translation MKKVAFYTLGCKLNYSETSTISRMFEQKGYKKVDFTDTPDIFIINTCSVTENADKKCHKIVREARSISPDAYVAIIGCYAQLKPKEIAEIPGVDAVLGAAEKFRLVELLDGFVRKPQAEVFASEVEAAKSFNTSYSIQDRTRTFLKVQDGCDYSCSFCTIPLARGSSRSDSISNITKTAKQIAQTDVKEIVLTGVNTGDFGIQDGKRVERFADLIRELDEVEGIERFRISSIEPNLLTDEIIEFVAASKRFVPHFHVPLQSGSNKILKLMRRRYQRELYSSRVEKIKSIMPHCCIGVDVIVGFPGETREDFLETYQFLNELEISYLHVFTYSERNNTLAAAMPGSVPSKERAERSKMLHILSDKKRREFYENHTGTEANVLFENDVENGLMHGFTENYIRVAAKYDPILINEIKRVKLTAINATGLMEAEEAPIETLSH comes from the coding sequence ATGAAAAAGGTAGCATTTTATACGTTGGGTTGTAAACTAAACTATTCCGAAACCTCAACCATCTCCAGGATGTTCGAGCAAAAGGGATATAAAAAGGTTGATTTTACAGATACCCCCGACATATTCATTATTAATACTTGCTCGGTTACTGAAAATGCAGATAAGAAATGCCACAAAATCGTTCGCGAGGCACGTAGCATATCACCTGATGCCTATGTAGCCATTATCGGATGCTACGCACAACTAAAACCAAAAGAAATTGCTGAAATACCCGGTGTTGATGCCGTGCTGGGCGCTGCCGAAAAATTCAGGTTGGTGGAACTGCTGGATGGGTTTGTGCGAAAGCCGCAAGCAGAAGTTTTCGCCTCAGAAGTTGAGGCTGCCAAGTCATTTAACACATCTTACTCAATACAAGACAGAACCAGGACATTCCTTAAAGTCCAGGATGGGTGCGACTATTCCTGCTCGTTTTGCACAATACCGCTGGCGCGCGGATCAAGCCGAAGTGACAGCATTTCAAACATTACAAAAACCGCTAAGCAAATCGCCCAAACAGACGTTAAAGAAATTGTTTTAACCGGAGTAAATACAGGCGATTTTGGCATCCAGGACGGTAAACGGGTAGAACGCTTCGCTGATTTGATCAGGGAACTTGACGAAGTTGAGGGCATTGAACGCTTTAGAATATCCTCTATAGAGCCTAATCTTTTAACGGATGAGATCATTGAATTTGTGGCTGCATCGAAACGCTTTGTGCCGCATTTTCATGTCCCGCTGCAATCAGGATCCAATAAAATACTGAAACTGATGCGTAGGCGTTATCAGCGTGAATTGTACAGCAGCCGTGTTGAGAAAATCAAATCTATTATGCCACACTGTTGTATTGGGGTTGATGTAATTGTTGGTTTTCCGGGCGAAACACGAGAAGATTTCCTTGAGACTTATCAATTCCTGAACGAGTTGGAAATCTCCTACCTGCATGTTTTCACCTACTCTGAAAGAAATAATACCTTGGCAGCAGCCATGCCCGGAAGTGTGCCCTCAAAAGAGCGGGCGGAGCGCTCCAAAATGCTCCATATACTTTCCGATAAAAAGCGCAGGGAGTTTTACGAGAACCACACAGGCACCGAGGCTAATGTGCTCTTTGAAAACGATGTTGAAAACGGCCTTATGCACGGTTTCACCGAAAACTATATTCGGGTAGCCGCCAAGTATGACCCCATACTGATCAACGAAATAAAAAGGGTAAAGCTTACCGCAATCAATGCTACAGGGCTTATGGAGGCGGAAGAGGCACCCATCGAAACCCTATCGCATTAA
- a CDS encoding ABC transporter ATP-binding protein, whose product MVKAVDIEKSYGSLKVLKGINLEVNAGEIVAIVGASGAGKSTLLHITGTLDTPDTGKLMLKGFDVFSYSSKNLASFRNKSIGFVFQFHNLLPEFSALENVMIPGWIAGKSKAAVMDRAKELLELLGLGSRLDHKPSELSGGEQQRTAVARALINDPVLVLADEPSGNLDSKNAQELHQLFFALRKQLNQTFVIVTHNQDFARMADRTIEIRDGVVVS is encoded by the coding sequence TTGGTTAAAGCTGTTGATATCGAGAAATCCTATGGATCGCTTAAAGTATTAAAGGGCATTAACCTGGAAGTAAACGCGGGGGAGATTGTTGCTATTGTAGGTGCTTCTGGCGCAGGCAAAAGCACGTTACTGCATATTACGGGCACGCTGGATACACCGGATACTGGTAAACTGATGCTCAAGGGTTTTGATGTATTCAGTTACTCTTCCAAGAACCTTGCTTCGTTCCGCAATAAATCGATTGGATTTGTGTTTCAATTCCATAACCTACTGCCGGAGTTCTCTGCCCTTGAAAATGTAATGATACCCGGATGGATTGCGGGGAAAAGCAAAGCAGCGGTAATGGATCGGGCAAAGGAATTGTTGGAATTACTTGGATTGGGTTCCAGGCTTGACCACAAGCCTTCTGAATTATCGGGCGGGGAACAGCAACGGACTGCTGTTGCAAGGGCGTTGATCAACGATCCTGTGCTGGTATTGGCCGATGAGCCCAGTGGTAACCTGGATTCAAAGAATGCCCAGGAGTTACATCAACTGTTTTTTGCTTTGCGAAAACAGCTTAACCAAACATTTGTTATCGTTACGCACAACCAAGATTTTGCGCGTATGGCCGACCGGACTATTGAAATCCGTGACGGGGTAGTGGTTTCTTAG
- the sucC gene encoding ADP-forming succinate--CoA ligase subunit beta — MNIHEYQGKEILKKYGVAIQRGIVADNPEAAIQAAKELHAETGTQWFVIKSQIHAGGRGKGVIKETGSKGVVLAKSMAEVPEKVKAILGGTLVTHQTGPEGKVVNKVLIAEDVYYPGESEPKEYYMSILLDRSKGIPVIMASTEGGVNIEEVAETHPEKIVKEWIDPTIGLQPFQARKVAFAMGWEGNAFKEGVKFIQSLYNAYMGLDASMFEINPLLKTSDNKILAVDSKVNLDDNALYRHKDLAELRDLTEEDPLEVEAGKAGLNYVKLDGNVGCMVNGAGLAMATMDIIKLSGGEPANFLDVGGGANAETVEAGFRIILKDPNVKAILINIFGGIVRCDRVANGVVEAYKKIGNIHVPIIVRLQGTNAEEGAKIIEQSGLKVYSAIVLKDAAMKVKEVLA, encoded by the coding sequence ATGAACATACACGAATACCAGGGCAAAGAAATACTTAAAAAATATGGTGTGGCTATACAGCGTGGCATAGTAGCCGATAACCCTGAGGCGGCCATTCAGGCAGCTAAGGAACTTCATGCCGAAACAGGCACACAATGGTTTGTGATCAAGTCGCAAATCCATGCCGGTGGACGTGGAAAGGGAGTGATTAAGGAAACAGGCTCAAAAGGGGTTGTTCTGGCCAAAAGTATGGCTGAGGTACCTGAAAAGGTAAAAGCTATATTGGGGGGTACCCTGGTTACCCACCAAACCGGACCTGAGGGCAAGGTTGTCAACAAAGTACTCATTGCCGAAGATGTCTACTACCCTGGCGAATCAGAGCCGAAAGAATATTATATGAGCATCCTGCTCGATCGCTCTAAGGGTATTCCGGTTATTATGGCATCGACCGAAGGGGGTGTTAACATTGAAGAAGTGGCCGAAACTCACCCGGAAAAAATCGTAAAGGAATGGATTGATCCAACCATCGGTTTACAACCCTTCCAAGCACGAAAAGTTGCATTTGCGATGGGTTGGGAAGGTAATGCCTTTAAAGAAGGCGTGAAATTTATTCAATCCCTATACAATGCCTATATGGGTTTGGATGCCTCCATGTTTGAGATAAACCCATTGCTCAAAACATCAGACAACAAAATACTGGCTGTTGACTCCAAGGTTAACCTGGATGACAATGCGCTATATCGGCATAAAGATTTGGCCGAACTGCGCGATCTTACAGAAGAAGATCCATTAGAGGTTGAAGCTGGAAAAGCCGGGCTTAACTATGTTAAACTTGACGGCAACGTTGGCTGTATGGTTAATGGCGCTGGGTTGGCCATGGCCACTATGGATATCATTAAACTCTCCGGTGGAGAGCCTGCGAACTTTCTGGATGTTGGTGGCGGGGCAAATGCCGAAACCGTTGAAGCAGGCTTCCGGATTATCCTCAAAGATCCTAATGTAAAAGCCATCCTGATCAATATTTTCGGAGGTATTGTACGTTGCGACAGGGTTGCAAACGGAGTGGTGGAAGCCTATAAGAAAATCGGTAATATCCACGTTCCAATCATTGTTCGTTTGCAAGGCACAAATGCTGAAGAAGGGGCTAAAATCATTGAACAATCCGGATTAAAGGTATATTCAGCCATAGTGTTGAAGGATGCCGCGATGAAGGTTAAAGAGGTTTTGGCTTGA
- a CDS encoding outer membrane beta-barrel protein gives MRILRLLLVVALFLPEWAGAQSFYAVRRERSIIGSVGIGTATYYGELANPGDYLDAKPAVNIGMQYFLNNRISVRSDLTWFQIEGSDAKADDASRVRRNLSFKASNIELNAMGSINLAPHGQRYYQRPRLNFYAMAGIGMLYSNPTAEYQGKKYALQPLQTEGVKYSRFNFVMPYGLGTRIMLNPFTNLVFEGIMRTTFTDYLDDVSTVHLGSAAFTDPIAGALSDRRPELGLSEVAPGTQRGNPDKNDSYMILQAKLEFYIPDDVFWNSNNKLYRSKRKAYYKRRR, from the coding sequence ATGAGGATTTTACGTCTGCTGTTGGTTGTAGCCTTATTTTTACCCGAGTGGGCAGGTGCCCAAAGCTTCTATGCGGTAAGGCGGGAACGCTCCATTATAGGTTCTGTGGGTATTGGAACTGCCACTTACTACGGAGAACTAGCCAACCCTGGCGATTACTTAGATGCCAAACCAGCCGTAAACATCGGGATGCAATATTTCCTCAATAACCGCATCAGTGTACGTTCTGACCTAACTTGGTTTCAAATTGAAGGAAGCGATGCCAAAGCCGATGATGCAAGCCGGGTAAGAAGAAACCTATCATTTAAGGCAAGCAATATAGAGCTGAATGCCATGGGATCTATAAACCTGGCACCACACGGGCAACGTTACTATCAGCGCCCCCGGTTGAATTTCTATGCCATGGCAGGTATCGGGATGCTGTACTCAAACCCTACCGCAGAATATCAGGGGAAAAAATATGCCCTCCAACCCCTTCAAACAGAAGGTGTAAAATACAGTAGATTCAACTTTGTTATGCCCTACGGATTAGGTACGCGCATCATGCTCAATCCTTTTACCAACCTGGTCTTTGAAGGAATTATGCGAACAACTTTCACCGATTACCTCGATGACGTTAGTACCGTACACTTAGGTTCAGCAGCCTTTACCGATCCGATTGCCGGGGCACTTTCTGACAGAAGACCTGAGTTGGGGCTCTCAGAAGTGGCGCCAGGGACACAACGCGGTAACCCCGACAAAAATGATAGCTACATGATTCTTCAGGCGAAATTGGAATTCTACATTCCCGATGACGTTTTTTGGAACTCCAACAACAAGCTATACCGGTCAAAGCGTAAGGCTTACTACAAGAGAAGGCGCTAA
- a CDS encoding polysaccharide biosynthesis protein — MFSRLIHNLKILPRWVIICIDLVILAFSTLLAYLLRFNFSTADLVRNDFEIGIAVYTISGAAAIFITGSYRGIIRYTGIQDGVRIFYMLLINVALVCFTNLAFHYNVQHNLIPYSVIFISFLSSFLFLFNYRLLVKYFFSYYRNALSKRSNVLIYGAGQSGMITKQVIEASSNLRVVGFLEDDTNKAGKALAGSAIYFNRSKANIEDLLISLNVDELVITVKDLPFDRKSEIVDSCLRHQVKVRTIPPIERWVRGELSLNQIKDINIEDLLGRDAIRLSNEHINRELSGKVILVTGAAGSIGREIVFQIVNYRPIKVVLIDQNESALYELERDLNVVASAVAIFPYLADITNHERIDAIFEEHKPHIVFHAAAYKHVPVMEGNPSEAVLCNILGTKNLADIAVKVKAEKFVMISTDKAVNPTNVMGCSKRIAEIYVQSLNNHLGNTGGRHTLFVTTRFGNVLGSNGSVIPLFKKQIQEGGPVTVTHPEITRYFMTIAEACQLVLEAGAMGKGGEIFIFDMGESIKILDLAKKMIQLSGLEPGKDIEIVFTGLREGEKLYEELLGDKENTLATHHPKIMKAKVSEYAFTEINNYVELFWDLLNDRNELKMVALMKELVPEFKSNYSRYEVLDRKK, encoded by the coding sequence GTGTTCTCCAGACTCATTCATAACCTAAAGATATTACCGCGCTGGGTCATTATCTGCATAGACCTGGTGATACTTGCCTTCTCTACCTTACTGGCTTACCTGCTTCGTTTTAATTTTTCTACAGCTGATTTAGTAAGGAATGACTTTGAAATTGGTATTGCCGTTTATACAATAAGCGGTGCGGCTGCAATTTTTATTACAGGAAGTTACCGGGGGATAATCCGGTACACGGGTATCCAAGACGGGGTGCGAATTTTTTATATGCTCCTGATCAATGTGGCGTTGGTTTGCTTTACTAATCTGGCCTTTCATTACAATGTGCAACACAACCTGATACCCTATTCGGTAATTTTTATCAGCTTTTTATCTTCTTTTTTGTTCTTGTTTAATTACCGGCTGTTGGTCAAATACTTTTTTTCCTATTACAGGAATGCTTTATCTAAGCGAAGTAACGTTTTGATTTATGGTGCCGGGCAATCGGGGATGATTACAAAACAGGTAATCGAAGCTTCATCTAATTTACGCGTGGTGGGTTTTCTGGAAGATGATACCAATAAAGCCGGTAAAGCCCTGGCGGGGTCAGCTATTTATTTCAATCGATCAAAAGCGAATATTGAGGATCTTTTAATATCCCTTAACGTGGATGAATTGGTGATTACCGTTAAAGACCTGCCTTTTGACCGTAAATCTGAAATTGTAGACTCTTGCTTACGTCATCAGGTAAAGGTTCGTACGATACCCCCAATTGAACGATGGGTTAGGGGAGAATTAAGCCTTAATCAAATTAAAGATATCAATATCGAAGACCTTCTTGGCCGTGATGCAATCCGATTATCGAATGAGCACATTAACCGTGAACTGTCCGGAAAGGTAATTCTGGTGACCGGTGCAGCAGGATCAATTGGCCGTGAGATAGTATTTCAAATTGTTAATTACCGCCCGATAAAGGTAGTGTTGATCGATCAAAATGAATCAGCTTTGTATGAGCTTGAACGCGATTTGAATGTGGTTGCTTCTGCGGTTGCTATTTTTCCTTACCTGGCAGATATAACCAATCATGAGCGTATTGATGCTATATTCGAAGAACATAAGCCTCATATTGTATTCCATGCTGCTGCATACAAGCATGTTCCGGTAATGGAAGGAAATCCTTCTGAAGCAGTACTGTGCAATATTCTGGGCACTAAAAACCTGGCCGATATTGCTGTTAAAGTGAAGGCCGAGAAGTTTGTGATGATTTCAACCGATAAGGCGGTTAACCCTACCAATGTTATGGGCTGCTCCAAACGTATTGCCGAGATTTACGTGCAGTCACTCAATAATCATCTTGGGAATACCGGTGGAAGGCACACGCTTTTTGTAACCACTCGTTTTGGTAATGTATTGGGATCAAATGGTTCAGTTATTCCCTTGTTTAAAAAACAAATACAGGAGGGTGGGCCGGTAACCGTCACACATCCTGAGATTACACGCTATTTTATGACGATAGCTGAAGCGTGCCAACTTGTTTTGGAGGCTGGGGCAATGGGTAAAGGTGGGGAGATTTTTATTTTTGATATGGGTGAGTCCATCAAAATATTGGATTTGGCCAAGAAAATGATCCAGCTTTCAGGACTGGAACCGGGGAAGGATATTGAGATTGTATTTACAGGTTTGCGCGAGGGAGAAAAGCTATATGAAGAATTATTGGGGGATAAAGAAAATACCTTGGCTACCCATCATCCTAAAATAATGAAAGCAAAAGTTTCAGAATATGCTTTTACCGAAATCAACAACTATGTTGAATTATTTTGGGACTTACTAAACGATAGGAATGAACTTAAAATGGTTGCCTTAATGAAAGAACTCGTTCCGGAGTTTAAGAGCAACTATTCGCGTTACGAAGTGCTGGATCGGAAGAAATAA